From a region of the Mycobacterium intracellulare ATCC 13950 genome:
- a CDS encoding TetR/AcrR family transcriptional regulator, whose amino-acid sequence MTSTRTAEFVRRLTEPDPVVLAQVDNPDEITARILAATAEQAELVGMRRTTMEDVARRSGVGRATLYRRFPTKAALVDAVVLAEARRFLEGDAQAWARGTTLEERMVYSTLFSVTFMREHALLKKLLRTEPETILPSLTIDAGAILDFATAHAMGLLRAALYGTSKTTAAQERHLRTVAELHTRLTLSFIVTPHTGINLATIDDTRTYVRNYLMPMVTGPS is encoded by the coding sequence GTGACCTCGACGCGAACGGCGGAGTTCGTGCGGCGACTCACCGAGCCCGATCCCGTCGTGCTTGCGCAGGTCGACAACCCCGACGAGATCACCGCCCGCATCCTGGCCGCCACCGCCGAACAGGCCGAGCTGGTGGGGATGCGCCGGACCACCATGGAAGATGTCGCGCGGCGCAGCGGCGTCGGGCGCGCCACCCTGTATCGGCGGTTCCCGACCAAGGCGGCGCTCGTCGATGCCGTCGTGCTGGCCGAGGCGCGCCGCTTCCTCGAGGGCGACGCGCAGGCCTGGGCGCGTGGCACGACACTCGAAGAGCGCATGGTCTACAGCACGCTGTTCTCGGTGACGTTCATGCGCGAACACGCCTTGCTCAAGAAGCTGCTCCGCACCGAGCCCGAAACGATTCTGCCCAGCCTGACCATCGACGCGGGCGCCATTCTCGACTTCGCCACCGCGCACGCCATGGGGCTGCTGCGCGCCGCGCTCTACGGCACGTCGAAAACCACGGCGGCTCAGGAGCGCCACCTGCGCACCGTCGCCGAACTGCACACCCGGCTGACGCTGTCATTCATCGTCACCCCGCACACCGGCATCAACCTGGCCACCATCGACGACACCCGCACCTACGTGCGCAACTACCTGATGCCGATGGTCACCGGGCCGAGCTAG
- a CDS encoding TetR/AcrR family transcriptional regulator produces the protein MPPIGRRPGNPDTRNDIVATARRLFAESGYDKTSVRDIAAGAGVDPALIRHYFGSKAELFRSTMGWPFDPAEVNARIAGGDREEIGARLTRVFFEAWEQPDSRASLLGILRGAATHDESAALVRQFIQGQLYPQMAKLLTGSDAQLRVDLAMGQLLGIAYLRHVLQVEPIASAPVDELIARVTPIVTAHLTPRG, from the coding sequence GTGCCCCCCATTGGACGACGCCCGGGCAACCCCGACACCCGGAACGACATCGTGGCGACCGCTCGACGGCTGTTCGCCGAGTCGGGATACGACAAGACCTCGGTCCGCGATATCGCCGCCGGCGCCGGCGTCGACCCGGCGCTGATCCGGCACTATTTCGGCAGCAAGGCCGAGCTGTTCCGGTCCACTATGGGGTGGCCGTTCGACCCGGCCGAGGTCAACGCGCGCATCGCCGGCGGCGATCGCGAGGAAATCGGCGCGCGCCTGACGCGGGTGTTCTTCGAAGCATGGGAGCAGCCGGACTCGCGCGCTTCCCTACTGGGGATCCTGCGGGGCGCCGCGACCCACGACGAGTCGGCCGCCCTGGTGCGTCAGTTCATTCAGGGCCAGCTGTATCCGCAGATGGCCAAACTGCTGACGGGATCGGATGCGCAACTGCGTGTCGATCTGGCCATGGGCCAACTCCTGGGCATCGCCTACTTGCGCCACGTCCTGCAGGTCGAACCGATCGCGTCCGCTCCGGTGGACGAACTCATCGCGCGGGTCACCCCGATCGTCACCGCCCATCTCACGCCGCGGGGTTAG
- a CDS encoding nitroreductase family deazaflavin-dependent oxidoreductase has translation MPAPRWVARANKIGLNRFTKYIAPWAPGWAIVVHRGRKSGRTFRTPLWAFRRRNGFVIALTYGPETDWVRNVLAAGGCELQTRRRRYQLGAPVVFRDEDATDMPAFIRFMLRKVIKAPEFLRLDIVSQLATAR, from the coding sequence ATGCCAGCACCGCGATGGGTTGCCCGGGCCAACAAGATCGGCCTCAATCGGTTCACCAAGTACATCGCCCCGTGGGCGCCGGGATGGGCAATCGTCGTCCATCGCGGACGTAAATCGGGGCGCACCTTCCGCACCCCGCTGTGGGCTTTCCGCCGCCGCAACGGATTTGTGATCGCGCTGACTTACGGTCCCGAAACCGATTGGGTGCGCAACGTTCTCGCCGCGGGGGGCTGCGAACTGCAGACCCGGCGCCGGCGGTATCAGCTCGGCGCCCCGGTCGTGTTCCGCGACGAGGACGCGACCGACATGCCGGCGTTCATCCGGTTCATGCTGCGCAAGGTGATCAAGGCGCCGGAGTTCCTCCGCCTCGACATCGTGAGCCAATTAGCAACGGCGCGTTGA
- a CDS encoding carboxymuconolactone decarboxylase family protein, which translates to MDLPSSPLGELDPQFEKLGLEVAAFTFGLPGTSVREKLLQTVTLDICRAHLGLAFRMHVTAATMHGVTYAELLAAIRFVAPYSGYPAAADALARLTEIAAEIGLDTSDLGEQPEPGAVNDAAGRLDIADEWTAEFVDWQLSRAWSEDLLSGRERVIMALTSDVGQQDIDESMRRHVELALDAGLSADDVRDVIRFCAEYGIGRAAAALRALDDVLVG; encoded by the coding sequence ATGGACCTGCCGAGCAGCCCGCTGGGGGAGCTGGATCCGCAATTCGAGAAGCTCGGACTCGAGGTGGCCGCGTTCACGTTCGGGCTGCCGGGGACGAGCGTTCGCGAAAAGCTGCTGCAGACCGTGACGCTCGACATCTGCCGCGCCCATCTGGGACTGGCCTTCCGGATGCACGTCACGGCGGCCACGATGCACGGTGTTACCTACGCCGAATTGTTGGCCGCGATCCGGTTCGTCGCCCCGTACTCGGGTTATCCCGCGGCGGCGGACGCGCTGGCCCGTCTCACCGAGATCGCGGCCGAGATCGGATTGGACACAAGCGATCTCGGCGAACAGCCGGAGCCCGGCGCGGTGAACGACGCCGCGGGGCGCCTCGATATCGCCGACGAATGGACCGCCGAATTCGTCGACTGGCAGCTGTCCCGGGCGTGGTCGGAGGACCTGTTGAGCGGGCGCGAGCGCGTCATCATGGCGCTGACCTCCGATGTCGGCCAGCAGGATATCGACGAGTCGATGCGCCGCCACGTCGAACTCGCGCTCGACGCCGGTCTCAGCGCCGACGACGTCCGTGACGTGATTCGCTTCTGCGCCGAGTACGGCATCGGGCGCGCCGCGGCCGCCCTGCGGGCGCTTGACGACGTGCTAGTCGGCTAG
- a CDS encoding FAD-binding oxidoreductase, producing MTDMTTRFATIVGAHHILTGDAISDDYAHDEVLTKRPQRPAYLAKPATADEVAQLLKAATENHVPVTARGSGTGLSGAAIPRADGLLISFERMNAVLEVDVTNQVAVVQPGVTLTALDAATAGTGLRYMVHPGELSSSVGGNVGTNAGGMRAVKYGIARHNVLGLQAALPTGEIIRTGGKIAKVSTGYDLTQLIVGSEGTLALATEVIVKLHPRLDHSATVLAPFADFDQVMQAVPKILASGLAPYILEYIDNVTMAALVHTQNLELGVPDDVRDSCQAYLVVALENRTVDRLDEDVETTGELLAELGAVDAYVLDGGAARKLIEAREKAFWTLKALNADDLIDAVVPRGAMPKFLSAARELATGAGGAAAGCGHAGDGNVHLAIFCPDPATRKKLLTDIFALAMELGGAISGEHGLGRAKAPYFVELEDPVKVDLMRRIKAGFDPAGILNPDVVFASGDA from the coding sequence ATGACCGACATGACAACGCGGTTCGCGACGATCGTCGGCGCGCACCACATCCTAACGGGCGACGCCATCTCCGACGACTACGCACACGACGAGGTGCTGACCAAGCGCCCGCAACGACCCGCGTACCTGGCCAAGCCCGCGACCGCCGACGAGGTGGCACAACTGCTCAAGGCCGCCACGGAAAACCACGTGCCGGTGACGGCCCGCGGCTCGGGAACCGGCCTGTCGGGCGCGGCGATCCCCCGCGCCGACGGCCTGCTGATCTCGTTCGAGCGCATGAACGCCGTGCTCGAGGTCGACGTCACCAACCAGGTCGCCGTCGTCCAGCCCGGCGTGACGCTCACCGCACTGGACGCCGCGACCGCCGGCACGGGGCTGCGGTACATGGTCCACCCCGGCGAGCTGTCCTCCAGCGTCGGCGGCAACGTCGGCACCAACGCCGGCGGCATGCGCGCGGTCAAGTACGGCATCGCCCGCCACAACGTGCTCGGCTTGCAGGCGGCGCTGCCCACCGGGGAGATCATCCGCACCGGCGGCAAGATCGCCAAGGTCTCCACCGGCTACGACCTGACCCAGCTCATCGTCGGCTCCGAGGGCACCCTGGCGCTGGCCACCGAGGTGATCGTCAAGCTGCATCCGCGCCTGGACCACAGCGCCACCGTGCTCGCGCCGTTCGCCGACTTCGACCAGGTCATGCAGGCGGTGCCGAAGATCCTCGCCAGCGGCCTGGCGCCCTACATCCTGGAATACATCGACAACGTGACGATGGCCGCGCTGGTCCATACCCAGAACCTGGAGCTCGGTGTTCCCGACGACGTCCGCGACAGCTGCCAGGCCTATCTCGTTGTGGCGCTTGAGAACCGGACCGTGGATCGGCTGGACGAGGATGTCGAGACGACAGGTGAGCTGCTCGCCGAGCTGGGTGCCGTCGACGCCTATGTGCTCGACGGCGGCGCGGCGCGCAAGCTGATCGAGGCCCGCGAGAAGGCGTTTTGGACGCTCAAGGCGCTCAACGCCGACGACCTCATCGACGCCGTCGTGCCGCGCGGCGCGATGCCGAAGTTCCTGTCCGCCGCGCGCGAATTGGCGACGGGGGCCGGCGGCGCCGCGGCGGGCTGCGGGCACGCCGGCGACGGCAACGTGCACCTGGCCATCTTCTGCCCGGACCCCGCGACGCGGAAGAAGCTGTTGACCGACATCTTCGCGCTGGCAATGGAATTGGGTGGAGCGATCTCCGGCGAGCACGGACTCGGCCGCGCCAAGGCCCCGTATTTCGTCGAACTCGAGGATCCCGTGAAGGTGGACCTGATGCGCCGCATCAAGGCCGGCTTCGACCCGGCCGGGATCCTCAACCCCGACGTCGTGTTCGCTTCGGGCGACGCGTAA
- a CDS encoding serine/threonine-protein kinase: MASSSRGSRLGTRFGPYELRSLIGAGGLGEVYRAYDTVKDRMVALKLLRGETAADPGFQQRLWRECRKVTRLQEPHVLPLHDFGEIDGVPFIDMHLVDDGGSLKDLLREQGALEPSRAASITAQVARALDAAHAAGLVHLDVKPENILLTHDHFTYLADFGIAEAAGDESLSRTYMAPERFTTGRIGSQTDVYSLACVLYECLTGQPPFETEDAGELKSAHLLSPAPRPSIMRRGVGRDYDDIITRGMAKQRTARFDSAGSLARAASEAVFAAYEPVSVGAGQLPLPRTRPFPAVALPDTGPGDDAPEPPPASPRPARRLMVGHAPLVVTAVATVLLIVGLVLSVKSVVGTHHNNSASPGPSSARAAAPPAPSSSPPPLTPTLSRPVKGADGLGFVGETARCDPGNPPAAVVRTAKSLAVVCQNLSGTYYYRGERIRDGAHIELSNAKPVEDGFDVTNPVDGVVYEVRPHRLRIISYGHVDSSEPVLQYATAS; this comes from the coding sequence GTGGCCTCCTCGTCCCGCGGTTCGCGGCTCGGTACCCGGTTCGGGCCGTACGAGCTGCGATCACTGATCGGCGCCGGGGGACTGGGCGAGGTCTATCGGGCCTACGACACGGTTAAGGACCGGATGGTCGCGCTCAAGCTATTACGTGGCGAGACGGCAGCGGACCCTGGCTTCCAGCAACGACTTTGGCGCGAATGCCGCAAGGTGACGCGCCTGCAGGAGCCCCACGTCCTGCCGCTGCATGACTTCGGCGAGATTGACGGGGTGCCGTTCATCGATATGCACCTGGTTGACGACGGGGGCAGCCTCAAGGACCTGCTGCGCGAGCAGGGCGCGCTGGAGCCCTCGCGCGCGGCATCGATCACTGCCCAGGTGGCGCGCGCGTTGGACGCCGCCCACGCCGCCGGGCTGGTGCACCTCGACGTCAAACCCGAAAACATCCTGCTCACCCACGACCACTTCACCTACCTGGCCGACTTCGGCATCGCCGAAGCCGCCGGGGACGAGTCCCTTTCGCGGACCTACATGGCGCCCGAGCGATTCACCACCGGACGCATCGGGTCGCAGACCGACGTCTACTCCTTGGCATGTGTGCTCTACGAGTGCCTCACCGGGCAGCCGCCCTTCGAGACCGAGGACGCCGGGGAGCTGAAGAGCGCGCACCTGCTGTCGCCGGCGCCGAGGCCCAGCATCATGCGCCGCGGCGTCGGCCGGGACTACGACGACATCATCACCCGCGGCATGGCCAAACAGCGCACGGCGCGATTTGACTCGGCCGGTTCACTGGCCCGGGCCGCCAGCGAAGCGGTGTTCGCGGCGTACGAGCCGGTTTCCGTTGGGGCCGGCCAGCTCCCGCTTCCGCGCACCCGTCCGTTCCCGGCGGTCGCGCTTCCGGATACCGGCCCGGGCGACGACGCACCCGAGCCGCCCCCTGCGTCGCCGCGGCCGGCGCGCCGGCTGATGGTAGGCCACGCGCCGCTCGTGGTGACCGCGGTGGCAACGGTCCTGCTGATCGTCGGCCTGGTGTTGTCGGTGAAATCCGTTGTCGGCACGCATCACAACAATTCGGCCTCCCCGGGGCCGTCGTCAGCGCGAGCGGCTGCACCTCCCGCGCCGTCGAGCTCACCGCCGCCGCTGACGCCGACGTTGTCGCGTCCGGTGAAGGGCGCCGACGGGCTGGGGTTCGTCGGCGAGACGGCCCGCTGCGACCCCGGCAACCCGCCGGCCGCCGTGGTGCGCACGGCCAAGTCGCTGGCGGTGGTGTGTCAAAACCTCAGCGGGACTTACTATTATCGCGGCGAGCGGATCCGCGATGGCGCCCACATCGAGCTTTCCAACGCCAAGCCCGTCGAGGACGGATTCGACGTCACCAATCCGGTCGACGGCGTCGTCTACGAGGTCCGCCCGCACCGGCTGCGGATCATTAGCTACGGGCACGTCGATTCGTCGGAACCCGTCCTGCAGTACGCGACGGCGTCGTAA